The following are encoded in a window of Arthrobacter sp. NicSoilB4 genomic DNA:
- the dnaK gene encoding molecular chaperone DnaK → MAKAVGIDLGTTNSVIAVWEGGEARVIPNAEGARTTPSVVAYTDTGERLVGQLARRQSILNPKGTITSAKRFIGRHYDEITDEAKAVSFDVVADDNGVARFHVQGKKVAPEEVSALVLRKLVDDAAKQLGEKVTEAVITVPAYFNDAQRTATKDAGKIAGLEVLRIINEPTAAALAYGIDKRKHETVLVFDLGGGTFDVSLLDVGDGVVEVRSTAGDSHLGGDDFDRRLVDYLADEFQKEAGIDLRSDAQALQRLFEAAEKAKVELSSVTQTQVNLPFITADATGPKHLTSTIRRSVFEDLTHDLVERTMGPVQQAMTDAKVTANDIDEVILVGGSTRIPAVQNLVRRLTGGKEPNMSVNPDEVVAIGAAIQAGVLKGEVSDVLLLDVVPLSLGVETRGGVMTKIIERNTTIPARRSEVFSTAEDNQPAVDVVALQGERELAADNRVLGRFQLTDIRPAPRGEPQVEVTFDVDANGILNVTARDKDTGKEQGITISEGSNLDAKEVERMIAEAESHRSEDLQNRERIDTLNELDAVAYRVERAVNELDGAVPVHDKARAELLVGQARDAVSNQADVGTARELISELQQLQSALSASAASAATAATAGAGQGSAPQPGASNDVDEDDIVDAEFDRG, encoded by the coding sequence ATGGCCAAAGCAGTAGGAATTGATCTCGGAACAACCAACTCGGTGATCGCGGTCTGGGAAGGTGGGGAAGCACGCGTCATACCCAACGCGGAAGGAGCCCGGACCACTCCGTCAGTTGTGGCGTACACGGACACCGGGGAACGGCTTGTGGGGCAACTGGCCCGCCGGCAGTCGATTCTCAACCCCAAGGGAACCATCACGTCGGCCAAGCGGTTTATCGGCCGGCACTATGACGAGATTACAGATGAGGCCAAGGCCGTGAGTTTCGACGTCGTAGCGGACGACAACGGCGTGGCGCGTTTTCACGTTCAGGGCAAGAAAGTCGCACCCGAAGAGGTGAGTGCGCTCGTTCTCCGCAAGCTGGTGGACGACGCCGCGAAGCAGCTGGGCGAAAAGGTGACGGAGGCCGTCATTACGGTTCCCGCGTACTTTAACGATGCACAGCGCACCGCGACCAAGGACGCAGGCAAGATTGCCGGACTGGAAGTCCTGCGCATCATCAACGAACCTACTGCAGCGGCCCTGGCCTACGGCATTGACAAGCGTAAGCATGAGACGGTGTTGGTTTTCGACCTTGGCGGCGGAACATTTGATGTGAGTCTGCTGGACGTGGGGGACGGGGTTGTGGAGGTCCGCTCGACCGCGGGCGACTCACACCTCGGTGGCGACGACTTTGACCGCCGTCTGGTCGACTATCTGGCCGATGAATTCCAGAAGGAGGCGGGCATCGACCTCCGGTCGGACGCCCAGGCGTTGCAGCGCCTTTTCGAGGCGGCCGAGAAGGCCAAGGTTGAGCTCAGTTCTGTCACCCAGACGCAGGTCAATCTTCCCTTTATTACGGCCGATGCGACGGGCCCCAAGCACCTGACCAGCACCATCCGGCGGTCCGTCTTCGAGGACCTCACCCACGACCTCGTCGAGCGCACGATGGGGCCGGTGCAGCAGGCGATGACGGACGCCAAAGTCACCGCCAATGACATCGACGAAGTGATTCTGGTGGGCGGCTCCACCCGCATCCCTGCGGTTCAGAACCTCGTGCGGCGGCTGACCGGCGGCAAAGAGCCGAATATGAGCGTCAATCCGGACGAAGTCGTGGCAATCGGTGCGGCGATCCAGGCCGGGGTGCTCAAGGGCGAGGTCTCCGATGTCCTGCTGCTGGACGTCGTGCCCCTTTCCCTGGGTGTTGAGACCCGCGGCGGCGTCATGACCAAGATCATCGAACGCAACACGACCATCCCCGCTCGGCGCAGTGAGGTCTTTTCCACAGCGGAGGACAATCAGCCCGCCGTCGATGTCGTGGCCTTGCAGGGGGAGCGGGAACTGGCGGCGGACAACCGGGTGCTAGGCCGGTTCCAGCTGACCGACATCCGGCCGGCGCCTCGCGGAGAACCGCAGGTTGAGGTCACGTTCGACGTGGACGCCAACGGCATCCTGAACGTCACTGCCCGCGACAAGGACACAGGTAAGGAACAGGGCATCACCATCAGCGAAGGCTCCAATCTCGACGCGAAGGAAGTCGAGCGCATGATTGCCGAGGCTGAGTCCCACAGAAGCGAGGACCTGCAGAACCGGGAGCGGATTGACACCCTCAACGAACTCGATGCGGTGGCATACCGCGTTGAACGGGCCGTCAATGAGCTTGATGGCGCAGTCCCGGTGCATGACAAGGCTCGAGCGGAACTGCTGGTTGGCCAGGCGCGCGACGCCGTCAGCAACCAGGCAGATGTTGGCACCGCGAGGGAGCTGATTTCCGAGCTTCAGCAGCTGCAGTCGGCGCTGAGTGCCTCCGCTGCCTCCGCTGCCACCGCTGCCACTGCAGGGGCCGGCCAGGGATCCGCACCCCAGCCCGGAGCGTCCAACGATGTAGACGAGGATGACATCGTCGATGCAGAATTCGATCGTGGCTAG
- a CDS encoding nucleotide exchange factor GrpE, with translation MSDQAGPAGPAQPRNDEAEAAAPEDRETEAAAQADALAKMEDQWRRALADAENVRKRATRDGAQLRAQERAAVSLAWLPVLDNLELALAHAPEGAQDPLVEGIAAIRSQAIDTLARLGYQRIDAENVPFDPRIHEVVSVSETDEVPPGTVLTVLRPGYGGTDTVLRPAAAVVSRAVTPDRG, from the coding sequence ATGAGCGACCAGGCAGGGCCGGCCGGCCCGGCCCAACCAAGAAATGACGAGGCAGAGGCTGCCGCACCCGAGGACAGGGAAACCGAAGCGGCTGCGCAGGCGGACGCGCTGGCCAAGATGGAGGACCAGTGGCGCCGTGCGCTGGCTGACGCGGAAAACGTTAGAAAGCGCGCCACCCGGGACGGTGCACAGCTAAGGGCACAGGAGCGCGCAGCGGTCTCTTTGGCGTGGCTGCCCGTCCTGGACAACCTGGAACTTGCCCTGGCCCACGCACCAGAAGGTGCGCAGGATCCGCTCGTGGAAGGAATAGCCGCTATACGATCCCAGGCCATCGATACCCTGGCCCGCCTGGGCTATCAGCGGATTGACGCCGAGAACGTCCCCTTCGACCCACGGATTCACGAGGTGGTCAGTGTGTCGGAAACGGACGAGGTTCCCCCCGGGACTGTGCTGACCGTACTGCGGCCGGGCTACGGCGGCACGGACACCGTCCTCAGGCCAGCCGCCGCCGTTGTAAGCCGGGCGGTGACCCCGGACCGTGGCTAA
- a CDS encoding DnaJ C-terminal domain-containing protein, which produces MAKDHYSALGVPRTAKPDEIQRAYRKLARKYHPDVNREPDAADKFKEIGEAYDTLSDPETRARYDRFGADYRQYAGSGAGPGGGGTRRGSGGPRPAPRPGPRPGRGTYGDAHVDMGGDVDWEDLLGGWFRQQGAGSVQGVDHEAELRLTLEEAIRGGRRTVRLAQPGGETRNYDVDVPPGVLDGQRIRLSGEGAAGRDGGSPGDLFLTVRIQPDARYRVKGRDIHFDLPVTPSEAALGAKIKVNAPAGPVTITVPEGSSSGRRLRLRGQGLPDPKGQPGNLYAEIRVMVPPRLSSEVRKLYEQLAAASDFHPREGIL; this is translated from the coding sequence GTGGCTAAGGACCACTACTCAGCTCTCGGCGTCCCGCGCACGGCAAAGCCTGACGAAATCCAGCGGGCGTACCGCAAACTGGCAAGAAAATACCATCCCGACGTCAACCGGGAGCCGGATGCCGCCGACAAGTTCAAAGAGATCGGCGAGGCCTACGACACCTTGTCAGATCCCGAAACCAGGGCGCGCTACGACCGGTTCGGCGCCGACTACCGGCAGTACGCCGGCAGCGGTGCTGGCCCGGGGGGCGGCGGCACGCGGCGGGGTTCCGGCGGGCCGCGCCCCGCCCCCCGGCCGGGCCCGCGCCCGGGACGCGGCACGTACGGCGACGCCCATGTCGACATGGGAGGCGACGTCGATTGGGAGGATCTGCTCGGTGGCTGGTTCCGTCAGCAGGGAGCAGGTTCGGTTCAGGGGGTGGACCACGAAGCCGAGCTTCGGTTGACCCTCGAAGAAGCGATCCGTGGCGGACGGCGCACCGTCCGCCTGGCCCAGCCGGGTGGCGAAACTCGGAACTATGACGTTGACGTGCCCCCCGGTGTGCTGGACGGTCAGCGCATCCGGCTCTCGGGGGAGGGCGCGGCGGGCCGCGACGGGGGTTCGCCGGGGGATCTATTCCTGACCGTCCGCATCCAGCCGGACGCCAGATACCGGGTCAAGGGCCGGGACATTCACTTCGACCTTCCCGTCACGCCGTCGGAAGCCGCTCTCGGGGCCAAGATAAAGGTCAACGCGCCTGCGGGACCGGTCACGATCACCGTTCCCGAAGGCTCTTCCAGCGGGCGCAGACTTCGGCTTCGCGGCCAGGGCCTGCCCGACCCGAAGGGCCAGCCGGGGAACCTGTACGCGGAGATCCGCGTCATGGTGCCCCCGCGGCTGAGCAGCGAGGTGCGCAAGCTTTACGAACAGCTTGCCGCCGCGTCCGACTTTCACCCTA